The Saprospiraceae bacterium genome contains the following window.
TAAAATTTGGGTTTTCATCAATTGGAATGCCATTTGTCCTTAAATGATCCTTAAAGAGATTGAAATTATTATTTTTAGAATTCATTAAAAAATCTTGATCAAATATTTTCTCTTTTACAGATGTATTTCTATACTTAATGCTTGTAATTGCTTTTATAAAGTTTCTGGCATCTTCAATCTCAAGATTATCACAATTTTCAATTTTAGATTTAATGCTATTTAAAATTTAGTCTCATAACTGAAAGATTCTTTTCTATATAATTAGGATCAGTACTAAAATATCTTTTAAAACTTTATCAGTTTTAATTTTATAAATATCTTCTTCATAACAAATTTGAGATATATTGCGCTCTTTAACTTTTATTTTCGGATAGGGTGATTTAATTGACAAGGAATATAAATTTCCATTCTCATCAAAAGAAAAATTGTTAAGATAAACTTTTGAAACGAAATGTGAATTTTTTGGCTCACTCATTTTGTTCAATTTAAATAAAGCATTTTCAATTTAAAGAAAATTCTTTCATTTTAAGTTCATAAAATATTTCTTTAGCATCTCTTTTGGTTTCAACAAATCCTAATTTATAAGCTAATTTATTAGAAGGTCTTTCAATTAATGTTTTAATTCTTATGACATTCACCTTGGAGACTTTAAATGCTTCTTCAATTGTTTGTTTTGCAAGAGAAAAACCATAACCTTTCCTTGTGAATTCCTGATTTATGCCAATTATTAATTGATTATTATCATCATTTTTAGTGTAGATGCAATACCCAACCGCATTATTATTTTCAACTATACAGTTAATAATGTCTCCTTCCAATTGTTTATCAAGTGCCTCAATAATTACTGGGTCAAAAGGAATATTTTTAAATAATTGAATTAAGTAATTCTCTTGTTGCTTTTTTAATTATAACCATATTTGAAAATATCTGTGAATTAATATTTCAATATTTTAAAGTCTTATTCATTATTAAAATAATTCAAAATTTAATCAAATCAATCTCCTTCATTATCCTATCTGTTTCTGATAAAGCAACAATGATTTTCTGATAATGGAGAATATCTTCAATTGCCTTCAACTATTTTTATTTCATCTTCTGTTAATCCATATAATTGATAAACCATTTGGTCAATTTCCTTATCTGTTGATTCAAGTCTTGATTTTATGTCAAATGCCTTACCAGATTCTTTTAAAAAGTATTCTTCCCATTCAACTTCTTCAGATAAAGAAAGTTTTATTTTCTTTTTACCTAACTCTTTAATAAATTCTGAATAAGTTAACATATACCATTCTTCTATCTTATTGGATAATGATTCGAAATTAAATTTCCTCAGTAAAGTTCTTTGGAAATCAAGAGAAACTTTCTGTAAATCTTTATTCAAAGAAAGCATTCCTTCTGTTTTTTCAACAAATGCTTGTTGTTTTTCCAAATTAGATTCAATAATTGGTAGTTTTCTAATATCCCCAATTAATATTTTCGGAAATGTCAATCTATTTCCTTTTGGTGAAGTCATATAATTGTACCAAGAAATCAACTTTGAATTTATGAGGGCTAATAAATATTTTGTGTTTAAGTTAGAAATATTCAAACAAGAAATTATTCCTGGGTCATGAAATAGTTTTCCAGAATAGTTTACTGCTGAAATTCTCGGAGGGTTGCCACCTGTGATTTCTTGGATTAATATTCTATCTTCAAAAAAATACTTAAACTTTCTTGCTCTATGAAGCCATTTTCCATAATTTAAATATTCTTCCCTAATTATACTTATTCCATATCTTTTTATTGACCTACCTTGTATCCATAATCCATAATTATCATCTATTTTTCTATCACTATGATAAATTCTGCTTTTTACTTCATCTTTAGTTAAATGCTCAGTTGAATATGGAACAATTCCTGACAAACGTCAAGAAAGATTTCTCCTTTAATTGAAACAGAATTTATTTTCTCAATAATTTGAATATCTATTTCATTCTGGATAACCTGAAATTGTTTATCTTCTGAATTTTTCCAATTTTCAATCAGTCCAGATTTTTTATTTTTGATGTCATTAATTGAACCACTAGATTTTGAATCAAATAAGATAATTTC
Protein-coding sequences here:
- a CDS encoding DUF4238 domain-containing protein yields the protein MSEPKNSHFVSKVYLNNFSFDENGNLYSLSIKSPYPKIKVKERNISQICYEEDIYKIKTDKVLKDILVLILII
- a CDS encoding GNAT family N-acetyltransferase codes for the protein MEGDIINCIVENNNAVGYCIYTKNDDNNQLIIGINQEFTRKGYGFSLAKQTIEEAFKVSKVNVIRIKTLIERPSNKLAYKLGFVETKRDAKEIFYELKMKEFSLN